One region of Pan paniscus chromosome 5, NHGRI_mPanPan1-v2.0_pri, whole genome shotgun sequence genomic DNA includes:
- the LOC100989678 gene encoding histone H2A type 1, which yields MSGRGKQGGKARAKAKTRSSRAGLQFPVGRVHRLLRKGNYAERVGAGAPVYLAAVLEYLTAEILELAGNAARDNKKTRIIPRHLQLAIRNDEELNKLLGKVTIAQGGVLPNIQAVLLPKKTESHHKAKGK from the coding sequence ATGTCTGGACGTGGCAAGCAAGGCGGCAAGGCTCGCGCCAAGGCCAAAACCCGCTCCTCCAGAGCTGGGCTCCAATTTCCCGTAGGACGAGTGCACCGCCTGCTCCGCAAGGGCAACTACGCTGAGCGGGTCGGGGCCGGCGCGCCGGTTTACCTGGCGGCGGTGCTGGAGTACCTAACTGCCGAGATCCTGGAGCTGGCGGGCAACGCAGCCCGCGACAACAAAAAGACCCGCATCATCCCGCGCCACTTGCAGCTGGCCATCCGCAACGACGAGGAGCTCAACAAGCTGCTTGGTAAAGTTACCATCGCTCAGGGCGGTGTTCTGCCTAACATCCAGGCCGTACTGCTCCCCAAGAAGACTGAGAGCCACCACAAAGCTAAGGGCAAGTAA
- the LOC100987642 gene encoding histone H2B type 1-O yields MPDPAKSAPAPKKGSKKAVTKAQKKDGKKRKRSRKESYSIYVYKVLKQVHPDTGISSKAMGIMNSFVNDIFERIAGEASRLAHYNKRSTITSREIQTAVRLLLPGELAKHAVSEGTKAVTKYTSSK; encoded by the coding sequence ATGCCCGACCCGGCTAAATCTGCTCCTGCCCCCAAAAAGGGCTCCAAGAAAGCCGTAACCAAGGCCCAGAAAAAGGACGGCAAGAAGCGCAAGCGCAGCCGCAAAGAGAGTTACTCTATCTACGTGTACAAGGTACTGAAGCAAGTCCACCCCGACACCGGCATCTCATCGAAGGCCATGGGCATCATGAACTCCTTCGTCAATGACATCTTTGAGCGCATCGCTGGCGAGGCTTCCCGCCTGGCGCATTACAACAAGCGCTCGACCATCACCTCCAGGGAGATCCAGACGGCCGTGCGCCTGCTGCTGCCCGGGGAGCTGGCCAAGCACGCCGTGTCCGAGGGCACAAAGGCCGTCACCAAGTACACCAGCTCCAAGTGA
- the LOC100992274 gene encoding olfactory receptor 2B2 has product MNWVNKSVPQEFILLGFSDQPRLEIPPFVMFLFSYILTIFGNLTIILVSHVDFKLHTPVYFFLSNLSLLDLCYTTSTVPQMLVNICNTRKVISYGGCVAQLFIFLALGSTECLLLAVMCFDTFVAICWPLHYSIIMHQRLCFQLAAASWISGFSNSVLQSTWTLKMPLCGHKEVDHFFCEVPALLKLSCVDTTANEAELFFISVLFLLIPVTLILISYAFIVQAVLRIQSAEGQRKAFGTCGSHLIVVSLFYGTAISMYLQPPSPSSKDRGKMVSLFCGIIAPMLNPLIYTLRNKEVKEAFKRLVARVFLIKK; this is encoded by the coding sequence ATGAATTGGGTAAATAAGAGTGTCCCACAGGAGTTCATTCTGTTAGGTTTCTCAGATCAACCACGGCTAGAGATTCCACCCTTTGTGATGTTTCTGTTTTCCTATATCTTGACAATCTTTGGCAATCTGACAATAATTCTTGTGTCACATGTGGATTTCAAACTCCACACCCCTGTGTACTTTTTTCTTAGCAATCTCTCACTCCTGGACCTTTGCTATACCACAAGTACAGTTCCACAAATGCTGGTAAACATATGCAACACCAGGAAAGTAATCAGTTATGGTGGCTGTGTGGCCCAGCTTTTCATTTTCCTGGCCTTGGGTTCCACAGAATGTCTTCTCCTGGCCGTCATGTGCTTTGATACGTTTGTAGCTATTTGTTGGCCTCTCCATTACTCAATTATCATGCACCAGAGGCTCTGCTTCCAGTTGGCAGCTGCATCCTGGATTAGTGGCTTTAGCAATTCAGTATTACAGTCCACCTGGACACTTAAGATGCCACTGTGTGGTCACAAAGAAGTGGATCACTTCTTCTGTGAAGTCCCTGCTCTGCTCAAGTTGTCCTGTGTTGACACAACAGCAAATGAGGCTGAACTATTCTTCATCAGTGTGCTATTCCTTCTAATACCCGTGACACTCATCCTTATATCGTATGCTTTTATTGTCCAAGCAGTGTTGAGAATCCAGTCTGCTGAAGGTCAACGAAAGGCATTTGGGACATGTGGCTCCCATCTAATTGTGGTGTCACTTTTTTATGGTACAGCTATCTCCATGTACCTGCAACCACCTTCACCCAGCTCCAAAGACCGGGGAAAGATGGTTTCTCTCTTCTGTGGAATCATTGCACCCATGCTGAATCCCCTTATATATACACTTAGGAACAAAGAGGTAAAGGAAGCCTTTAAGAGGTTGGTTGCAAGAGTCTTCTTAatcaagaaataa